Proteins co-encoded in one Anguilla anguilla isolate fAngAng1 chromosome 16, fAngAng1.pri, whole genome shotgun sequence genomic window:
- the slc25a22a gene encoding mitochondrial glutamate carrier 1, with protein MADKQISLPAKLINGGVAGLIGVTCVFPIDLAKTRLQNQQNGSRLYTSMSDCLIKTIRSEGYFGMYRGAAVNLTLVTPEKAIKLAANDFFRHHFSKDGQKLTLLKEMLAGCGAGTCQVIVTTPMEMLKIQLQDAGRIAAQRKLMPEAVSSGPAAPVEMKSPTAMQLTRDLLRSKGIAGLYKGLGATLLRDVPFSIIYFPLFANLNNLGRRGSEGNAPFYVSFASGCIAGSTAAVAVNPVDVIKTRLQSLTRGSQEDTYSGVTDCIRKILQREGPSAFLKGAYCRALVIAPLFGIAQVIYFLGVGEYLLDLLPKRKD; from the exons ATGGCTGACAAGCAGATCAG tTTGCCTGCCAAGTTGATTAATGGGGGGGTAGCAGGGCTGATTGGGGTCACCTGCGTGTTTCCCATTGACCTGGCCAAGACCCGCCTCCAGAACCAGCAGAATGGCTCCCGGCTCTACACCAGCAT GTCGGACTGCCTTATCAAGACCATTCGGTCGGAGGGCTACTTCGGGATGTACAGAG ggGCTGCGGTGAACCTGACCCTCGTCACCCCAGAGAAAGCCATCAAGCTGGCGGCTAATGACTTCTTCAGGCATCACTTCTCCAAGGACGG TCAGAAGCTGACCTTGCTGAAGGAGATGCTGGCAGGCTGTGGAGCAGGCACATGCCAG GTGATAGTCACCACTCCCATGGAGATGCTGAAAATCCAGCTACAGGACGCCGGGCGAATTG CGGCCCAGCGGAAGCTGATGCCGGAGGCCGTGAGCTCAGGCCCCGCGGCCCCAGTGGAGATGAAGTCCCCCACCGCCATGCAGCTGACCCGGGACCTGCTGAGGAGCAAGGGAATCGCAGGGTTGTACAAGGGCCTGGGGGCCACACTGCTCAG GGATGTGCCATTCTCTATAATCTACTTCCCTCTCTTTGCCAACTTGAACAACCTGGGCCGGCGGGGGTCGGAGGGCAACGCCCCCTTCTACGTGTCCTTCGCCTCAGGCTGCATCGCCGGCAGCACTGCCGCTGTGGCCGTCAACCCTGTGGACG TGATAAAGACCAGACTACAGTCTCTGACAAGGGGAAGCCAAGAGGACACTTACTCAGGAGTGACCGACTGCATCAG GAAGATCCTCCAGCGGGAGGGTCCCTCCGCCTTCCTGAAGGGGGCGTACTGCCGCGCCCTGGTCATCGCGCCCCTCTTCGGCATCGCCCAGGTCATCTACTTCTTGGGCGTCGGCGAGTACCTGCTCGACTTACTGCCAAAACGGAAGGACTAG